The genomic window CGGACATATGAAGGGACATTTAAATATCAATCTGGGTTTAGCATACAAACACAGGAAACAATACCTTATGTGGTATTTATACTTTAAAAACAAAGAAAAAGGTTTTTAAAGCTATAAAACTTACCGGGAATAAAAAGAAAAAGGACTTCTTTTAAAAGTCCTTAATATTACCGTATAAGATTAATCCTATCGCTGATAAGTTGCTCCTCAGCAGAGCTTATGTCCTTTTCGGATTAATGGTCATAATTTATAAAACACTTTTCACAAAACCACCAACTATTTTTGACCACATTACCGTAAAAAAGGACGTATAAACTTCAACCAAATTCACTCTTAATGATAACATAGTATCTCGCAGTAAAACAAACAGTTCTGATAGCAAGCGAATACTTGAAAAACATTACAAGCTCAAAACTTGTATGTTATCAAGCAAATGACCATAGCATTTAGGCTATTCTCCGACCAAAACAAAAGCACCCCAATAAAAAGGGTATTTATATTTTTCTTTTATTTCTAATTGTGCTTTTCTGAAAGCACTGTGTTTGTCTCCTGATTGCAACCAGTATTTATAAAATGCAGACATCAAGTCTTGTGTTCCTTCATCACTTACCTCCCAGAGGCTTGTTATTATTGAAGATGCTCCTGCAATTTGAAATGACCGCTGCAAACCGTAAACGCCCTCACCGTTTTTAATTTCCCCCAAACCGGTTTGACAAGCACTTAATATTACAACTTCGGTATTATCTAAATTCAGAACCATTGCTTCAAAGGCATTTAAAATACCGTCATCAGAATCTTTGTTCTCTTTTGTATTCATCTCGTTAACGGTTCGGTCTGCTCCGGCAAAAAGCAAACCCGAACGTAAGAGCGGATTTTCATAGGCTTTCATGGGCTCAACCCCGAAAGCACGAGTCCCCTCTGACGGATCCGTTTTGTTTTCCAAAAAATAGCCGTGTGTTGCGATATGTAAAATTTGCGGACTTTTTACTTTTTTGAGACTTTCTTCTGTTGCATCTTTTCCCAAAACCAAATTTACGTTATAATTCTTTGCCTTTAAAACTGACTGAATTGTCTGCACTTCTTTTTTTGTTCCCGGAAGCGGAGATAATCGAGCTAAACTATCCGGCAAATCCAATTGATAATCCGGATAACCTAATAAATAGGCAGTCATAGTTGGTTTTTTACTTTTATTAAATAAAAGAAGGTCTTTTGTATTGCTTACAAAACGTATATCTTTCACATCTAAAATGTGTCTTCCGGAAGGCAGTTGAATTGTGTTAATATTAACCTGATTGTAAATACCGTCAATTGATGTGTATATTTTTTTATCATCGGTTGTCAACAAACCTGCAATTTCTTTCCAATAATAATTATAAAACGGCTCCATGCTTTTACCGGAATGAATGGTTGCTTGGTATTCATCAGACCAATCCGACTCCATGTTATCACCGTCTTCCATAAATACCATTTGAGGACTTTTACCGTTATTTCTTAATACGAGTGCTATATAATGAATTTGAGATTTAGGATATAAATAGCTGAAGCTGTTGATGCGAACAATCTCAACGGCAGCATCTCCTGCATTTAAATTTGCAGCAATATCTTTATAGCTTACCGATTTTAACTCGTTTGCTTCTTTGAAATCTTCTGATGATATTGTAAGTTTCTTCTCAAGATTTTTAACAACGGTTTCAAGAGAGTCAATATTTATGCTTTCTTCCTTTAATTCTTCTTTAGAATATGAATACAGTTTACCCAGCCAGTTTTTTGTGTCTTGCCAATTGTTATAATTTGCAATTAAAGTTGCGTTTCCGCTGTTTAAAATTCTGGTTTTTACTTTTCGTGAGGAATTTAGAAGCAATGCTTTTGTTGCTATTCTGAAATTATAAACATCTTCGGTAATTTCCGGAACATCTTTTTGTGCATCAACGGCAAAATTATAAAAGCGAATAAACTTAGGTTGAATTTTTTCCCAGAATTTTGTTTTTTCATATTCATTCATAGCAGGAAAAAAAGTGTTAATTTGATAAATGTACTCATTTAATGTTTTCCTGTATATTTCGGCAGCAGTTTTGTAATCTTCTTTCTGCCAATATAATACGGCGATGTTTTCATAAGTCATTGCAATACTCGGATGATGTTCTCCCAGTGTTTTTTGTTGAATGTTCAAGGCTTTTGTCAATAAGGGTTCGGCTTCTGTCAGTCGGTTTTGTGATTGGTAAAACAAGCCTAATTCATATATTGCTTTTGCATAAGAAGGGTGTTCTTGACCGAACTGTTTATCATAAATTGCAACCGCTTCATTTAATAAACTTTCAACTTGCCCGAACCGTCTCATTTGTTGATATAGTGAAGCTGTATTTCTTAATAAAACGGCATAATCAGGATGTGATTTTCCGACTTTTCGTTTCATAATTTTCAAGGCATCTAAATATATTTCTTCTGCTTCATCATAGCGTTTTGTTAATTGGTACAGTAAGGCTAAGTTTACTTTAAGGCGAACATATGTAGAAGACTTTTCTTTTATTTCTTTTCCTGCAATATTAATTGACGATTTCATCAACTTCTCGGCATCTTTATATTTGCCGGTCATTTGGTATATCATTGCCCTGTTATTTTGTACTATTGCGAACTTAACCGACTTGTTTTCTCCTGTTTCTCGTAAATAATTTTCTGCTTTAATAATATATTCTTCCGCCTTTGTATACAGCCCCATATCTTTATACAAAACAGCAATGTTATTTAAAGATGCGGCATATCCTGTTTTATTTTCAGTATTTTCTCTTTTTTCAAGGGCTTTCAGGGTATATTCTTCTGCTAACGAATATCGTCCGGTTGTATGATACAATAGTCCTAAGTTGCTGAGTGTGAGACTTGAAAAGGTTGAGTCTGTAAGGCGCTCTTTTTCATAAATTTTATTTGCTTTTAAGAATGATTTTTCAGACATTTTGTAACTGCTCGAAACATATAATATTTCTCCGGTATAATTAAGATTCTGGGCTTTTATTTTCGGGGGAACATTTGTAACATTTTTTGGGTCTGCTAAATAATATGCAAAACCTTTTGCTTGTTTTAATCCGCCTTTTGCTTCATAAGGAGTTGTGTTATCTCCGAATGAAATAGCATAATTAAAATCTGTGACATCATAACTCTGAGAAAAATTCGTGACAGTTTCTTTCCATTGTGCTTTAAATTTTTTTCCGATATATTTCTCTGTTCTGCTCCAATACTTTGATGCTGCAGGGTCAAGGAAGTCCGGGATGTCAATTTTAACCCTGTCTTTTAATTTATCGGTTTTAATATTGTCTTTTACCAGTTTTTTCCAATCTTGTGCATAATTGTTTTGTAAGAAAAAGAAAAAAAATATTATTCCTAAAAACTTTATTGTTTTTTTCATTATGTTTAATATTATGTTAAAGAGTTATTTTACGTTAAAACGATAAAATTACGACTTTTTATGTATTAATTAAAATAAAAAAGCCGGGCAGAACGCCCGGCCAAACTCTAACCTAAATATAGTCATATTAAACGACTATATTATTGGTGAGATTTAAGTATTATTTTTCCTTCTGTTGACTAATGTAAATATTAACGTAAAAATATGTAAATTGTTATTTCGCAAATATAAAATAATATTTTAATTCAGCATTAGTAATCAACAATTTATTAAAACATTTTTAATAAATAAACCGATACTTATACTTTTGACAAGGCTTGTTCTAAGTCTTCAATAATATCTTCTACATTTTCAATTCCGACAGAGAATCGAACTAAGCCGTCAGCAATACCCGCAGCTTCTCTTGCTTCTTTTGACATTCCGGCATGTGTCATTGATGCAGGGTGTTGGAT from Bacteroidales bacterium includes these protein-coding regions:
- a CDS encoding CHAT domain-containing protein; protein product: MKKTIKFLGIIFFFFFLQNNYAQDWKKLVKDNIKTDKLKDRVKIDIPDFLDPAASKYWSRTEKYIGKKFKAQWKETVTNFSQSYDVTDFNYAISFGDNTTPYEAKGGLKQAKGFAYYLADPKNVTNVPPKIKAQNLNYTGEILYVSSSYKMSEKSFLKANKIYEKERLTDSTFSSLTLSNLGLLYHTTGRYSLAEEYTLKALEKRENTENKTGYAASLNNIAVLYKDMGLYTKAEEYIIKAENYLRETGENKSVKFAIVQNNRAMIYQMTGKYKDAEKLMKSSINIAGKEIKEKSSTYVRLKVNLALLYQLTKRYDEAEEIYLDALKIMKRKVGKSHPDYAVLLRNTASLYQQMRRFGQVESLLNEAVAIYDKQFGQEHPSYAKAIYELGLFYQSQNRLTEAEPLLTKALNIQQKTLGEHHPSIAMTYENIAVLYWQKEDYKTAAEIYRKTLNEYIYQINTFFPAMNEYEKTKFWEKIQPKFIRFYNFAVDAQKDVPEITEDVYNFRIATKALLLNSSRKVKTRILNSGNATLIANYNNWQDTKNWLGKLYSYSKEELKEESINIDSLETVVKNLEKKLTISSEDFKEANELKSVSYKDIAANLNAGDAAVEIVRINSFSYLYPKSQIHYIALVLRNNGKSPQMVFMEDGDNMESDWSDEYQATIHSGKSMEPFYNYYWKEIAGLLTTDDKKIYTSIDGIYNQVNINTIQLPSGRHILDVKDIRFVSNTKDLLLFNKSKKPTMTAYLLGYPDYQLDLPDSLARLSPLPGTKKEVQTIQSVLKAKNYNVNLVLGKDATEESLKKVKSPQILHIATHGYFLENKTDPSEGTRAFGVEPMKAYENPLLRSGLLFAGADRTVNEMNTKENKDSDDGILNAFEAMVLNLDNTEVVILSACQTGLGEIKNGEGVYGLQRSFQIAGASSIITSLWEVSDEGTQDLMSAFYKYWLQSGDKHSAFRKAQLEIKEKYKYPFYWGAFVLVGE